One Nonomuraea angiospora DNA segment encodes these proteins:
- a CDS encoding Lrp/AsnC family transcriptional regulator, whose product MDRIDRRIIQELQRDGRLSNTELADRVGLTPSPCLRRVRQLEESGVIRGYRALVDGDAVGRGFQAFVTVVMRYEDHDTVAEFERMVAGMPEVVEAHRLFGDPDFLLRVAVADLAAYERFYSETLSGLPGVAQVTSHLAMKAVKPDMGLPLDA is encoded by the coding sequence GTGGACAGGATTGACCGCAGGATCATCCAGGAGCTGCAGCGGGACGGGCGGCTGAGCAACACCGAGCTGGCCGACCGGGTCGGGCTCACGCCGTCGCCGTGCCTGCGCCGGGTGCGGCAGTTGGAGGAGTCCGGCGTCATTCGCGGCTATCGTGCGCTGGTCGACGGGGACGCGGTGGGACGGGGATTCCAGGCGTTCGTCACCGTGGTGATGAGGTATGAGGATCACGACACGGTGGCGGAGTTCGAGCGGATGGTGGCGGGGATGCCGGAGGTGGTGGAGGCGCACCGGCTGTTCGGTGATCCGGACTTTCTGCTGCGGGTGGCTGTGGCGGATCTGGCGGCGTACGAGCGGTTCTACTCCGAGACCCTCTCGGGGCTGCCGGGGGTGGCGCAGGTGACGTCGCACCTCGCGATGAAGGCCGTGAAACCGGACATGGGTCTGCCGCTGGACGCTTGA
- a CDS encoding MFS transporter, with amino-acid sequence MALLVLVVDNTVLNLAIPSLNEEMGATPSDIQWIIDAYVLAYAGLLLTSGSLSDKYGRRLFLIVGLAFFGGASLLAVLVTEPWQLIAARALMGIGGSLVMPSTLSILMTVFDETERRKAMASWSAVALVGMVSGPTLGGLMLQHYWWGSVFLVNIPIAAIAIVAAVVLMPESRSSGRKIDPVGVVLSTVGLTAAVYVIIEREWNVIGIAIAVLALGGFVIWERRQAEPMLPLHLFANRAFSGASFSILLMAFGAGAVMLMLTQYLQFVLGYKEMQAGLAMLPYGVAAAIFNGVGAGLGKKLSNRVLIGAGLLVMACGFVVMATTTGYLPLLTGLVIMGIGGGLTGPSAYSSLMGAIPMEHAGVGSALNDTVQQVGMAMSIAVLGSVLAGQYTSQMPADLPAAARESIGGAHLSGFAEAGNQAFTSAMHLGSWVGAAFCVAAALLAVAVLRPATAAQEPVKV; translated from the coding sequence TTGGCGCTTCTGGTGCTTGTCGTCGACAACACCGTTCTCAACCTCGCCATCCCCTCGCTGAACGAGGAAATGGGCGCGACGCCGTCGGACATCCAATGGATCATCGACGCGTACGTGCTGGCCTACGCCGGTCTGCTGCTCACCTCGGGCAGCCTGTCCGACAAGTACGGCCGCCGCCTGTTCCTGATCGTCGGCCTCGCCTTCTTCGGCGGGGCGTCGCTGCTGGCCGTGCTCGTCACCGAGCCCTGGCAGCTCATCGCCGCCCGCGCGCTGATGGGCATCGGCGGATCGCTGGTCATGCCCTCGACGCTGTCGATCCTGATGACCGTCTTCGACGAGACGGAGCGGCGCAAGGCGATGGCCTCCTGGAGCGCGGTGGCCCTGGTCGGCATGGTGTCGGGCCCCACCCTGGGCGGCCTCATGCTGCAGCACTACTGGTGGGGCTCGGTCTTCCTGGTGAACATCCCCATCGCGGCGATCGCCATCGTGGCCGCCGTCGTGCTCATGCCCGAGAGCCGCAGCAGTGGGCGGAAGATCGACCCGGTGGGCGTGGTGCTGTCGACCGTCGGCCTGACGGCGGCCGTGTACGTCATCATCGAGCGCGAGTGGAACGTGATCGGCATCGCGATCGCGGTCCTCGCCCTCGGCGGCTTCGTGATCTGGGAGCGCAGGCAGGCCGAGCCGATGCTGCCCCTGCACCTGTTCGCCAACCGCGCCTTCAGCGGCGCGTCGTTCTCGATCCTGCTCATGGCCTTCGGCGCGGGCGCCGTGATGCTCATGCTGACCCAGTACCTGCAGTTCGTGCTGGGCTACAAGGAGATGCAGGCCGGTCTGGCCATGCTCCCCTACGGCGTGGCCGCCGCGATCTTCAACGGCGTGGGCGCCGGCCTGGGCAAGAAGCTCAGCAACCGGGTGCTGATCGGGGCCGGCCTGCTGGTGATGGCCTGCGGGTTCGTCGTCATGGCCACGACCACCGGATACCTCCCGCTCCTGACGGGCCTGGTGATCATGGGCATCGGGGGCGGGCTGACCGGGCCGTCCGCGTACTCCTCGCTGATGGGCGCCATCCCCATGGAGCACGCCGGCGTCGGGTCGGCGCTCAATGACACCGTCCAGCAGGTCGGCATGGCGATGAGCATCGCGGTCCTGGGCAGCGTGCTGGCCGGGCAGTACACCTCCCAGATGCCGGCCGACCTGCCCGCCGCCGCCAGGGAGTCGATCGGCGGCGCGCATCTGTCGGGCTTCGCCGAGGCCGGCAACCAGGCGTTCACCTCGGCCATGCACCTGGGCTCGTGGGTCGGGGCCGCGTTCTGCGTGGCCGCCGCGCTGCTCGCGGTGGCCGTGCTGCGGCCGGCCACAGCGGCTCAGGAACCTGTGAAGGTCTAG
- a CDS encoding dihydrofolate reductase family protein — protein MSDTEPQTAGGKVLWHFTMSLDGFVAGPDHEMDWMVGASFRPGLVDEYAETTGAVLGGRDGWDRYPDPSGIYGGAWKGPLFVLTHHPEDATPTEGVTFLSCDPAEAVRIGLEAAGGKNLEVFSPTIGRQLLELGLIDEIDLHIAPVLLGEGIRLYDNPGGEPIRLHRLGEGDPASVVNVRYRPATTVKVPE, from the coding sequence ATGAGCGACACCGAGCCGCAGACCGCGGGCGGAAAGGTGCTCTGGCACTTCACGATGTCGCTGGACGGATTCGTGGCAGGGCCGGACCACGAGATGGACTGGATGGTCGGGGCCTCGTTCCGGCCGGGCCTGGTCGATGAGTACGCCGAGACCACGGGCGCCGTGCTGGGCGGTCGAGACGGTTGGGACCGCTACCCGGATCCCAGCGGGATCTACGGTGGCGCCTGGAAGGGGCCGCTCTTCGTGCTCACCCACCACCCCGAGGACGCGACGCCCACCGAAGGCGTCACGTTCTTGAGCTGCGACCCGGCCGAGGCGGTGCGGATCGGTCTGGAGGCGGCCGGGGGCAAGAACCTCGAGGTGTTCTCGCCGACCATCGGCCGTCAGTTGCTCGAACTGGGGCTGATCGACGAGATCGACCTGCACATCGCGCCGGTCCTGCTGGGTGAGGGCATCCGGCTGTACGACAACCCCGGCGGTGAGCCGATCCGCCTCCACCGGCTCGGCGAGGGTGATCCCGCGTCGGTCGTGAACGTGCGTTACCGGCCTGCCACAACGGTGAAGGTTCCGGAGTAG
- a CDS encoding methyltransferase has product MPLFYNALEAAAHRLSILPPMLDYFGVLGLHALVAAARTGVFDALRERPSTGAELAARLGLDARSSDLLLRSLAGLGYLRVRGGRYRLTRASRLWFTTDSPQSLVAGLEFWERTACVIWPRLEQAVRDGAPATPFYELLEADPELSRSFQAWTAALARRQAPAMARAVPVPRGARRVLDVGGGHGRFSLELLRRHPRLRATVLDLPQALKATAAHPRLSVRAGSFLDGDLGGGYDIALVFNVVHGLDDAQAATLLGRVAAALNPGGTVVVGDQFGDSVMPGRASRALLRLLDLNYLVTAGGRVRGFREVSELLRGAGFRAPRHRRPLRSVPTELALASLPTHRPG; this is encoded by the coding sequence GTGCCCCTCTTCTACAACGCCCTGGAGGCCGCGGCTCACCGGCTGTCGATCCTGCCTCCGATGCTCGACTACTTCGGCGTCCTGGGCCTGCACGCGCTCGTCGCGGCGGCCAGGACGGGCGTCTTCGACGCCCTGCGCGAGCGCCCGTCCACCGGTGCCGAGCTCGCCGCCAGACTCGGCCTGGACGCCCGCTCCTCGGACCTGCTGTTACGCTCCCTGGCCGGGCTCGGCTACCTGCGGGTCCGCGGCGGCCGCTACCGCCTGACCCGCGCCTCGCGGCTGTGGTTCACGACGGACTCGCCGCAGTCCCTGGTGGCGGGGCTGGAGTTCTGGGAACGTACGGCGTGTGTGATCTGGCCCCGGCTGGAGCAGGCGGTGCGCGACGGGGCGCCCGCCACGCCCTTCTACGAGCTGCTGGAGGCCGATCCCGAGCTGTCCCGGTCGTTCCAGGCGTGGACGGCGGCGCTGGCCAGGCGTCAGGCCCCGGCGATGGCCAGGGCCGTGCCCGTGCCGCGCGGCGCCCGGCGGGTGCTGGACGTGGGCGGCGGCCACGGCCGGTTCAGCCTGGAGCTGCTGCGGCGGCACCCCCGGCTCCGGGCCACCGTGCTGGACCTGCCGCAGGCGCTGAAGGCCACCGCCGCCCATCCCCGGCTGAGCGTGCGTGCCGGGTCGTTCCTGGACGGCGACCTGGGTGGCGGGTACGACATCGCGCTGGTGTTCAACGTCGTGCACGGGCTGGACGACGCGCAGGCCGCCACCCTCCTGGGGCGGGTGGCGGCGGCACTCAACCCGGGCGGGACGGTCGTGGTGGGCGACCAGTTCGGCGACAGCGTCATGCCCGGCCGGGCCAGCCGCGCCCTGCTGCGCCTGCTGGACCTGAACTACCTGGTCACGGCCGGCGGCCGGGTGCGAGGCTTCCGGGAGGTGTCGGAGCTGCTCCGGGGGGCGGGCTTCCGCGCGCCCCGGCACCGCCGCCCCCTCCGCTCCGTCCCCACCGAGCTGGCCCTGGCCTCGCTCCCCACCCACCGGCCGGGATAA
- a CDS encoding TetR/AcrR family transcriptional regulator, which yields MTGKQFASVWLREPRKTASPGRSRDEIVRAAVEILDAEGLGGLSMRKLGAKLSAGATSLYWYVAHKDELLELVYDQVWGEMSMPEPEDVGWRDAASVLAYSMRSVILRHPWSADLLGRMPALGPNAIQVADRMRRMFKLAGFEGMDVDYAGSTLTAYIYGMTIPEVAWNSTMGEQEYDPDEMRAMVARAVKDFPDMLERIDMSAYDDPQTARRIAFDFGLMSVLDGLERRLAA from the coding sequence ATGACCGGCAAGCAGTTCGCCTCCGTCTGGCTTCGCGAGCCGCGCAAGACCGCGAGCCCGGGGCGCAGCCGTGACGAGATCGTTCGCGCCGCGGTCGAGATCCTCGACGCGGAGGGCCTCGGCGGGCTCAGCATGCGCAAGCTGGGCGCCAAGCTGAGCGCGGGCGCCACCAGCCTCTACTGGTACGTCGCCCACAAGGACGAGCTGCTGGAGCTGGTCTACGACCAGGTGTGGGGCGAGATGAGCATGCCCGAGCCGGAGGACGTCGGCTGGCGCGACGCGGCCTCGGTCCTGGCCTACAGCATGAGATCCGTGATCCTGCGCCACCCGTGGTCGGCCGACCTCCTCGGCCGCATGCCCGCGCTCGGCCCCAACGCCATCCAGGTCGCCGACCGGATGCGCCGGATGTTCAAGCTGGCCGGGTTCGAGGGGATGGACGTCGACTACGCCGGCAGCACGCTCACCGCCTACATCTACGGCATGACCATCCCCGAGGTCGCCTGGAACTCCACCATGGGCGAGCAAGAGTACGACCCCGACGAGATGCGGGCGATGGTCGCCAGGGCGGTCAAGGACTTTCCCGACATGCTTGAACGTATCGACATGAGCGCCTACGACGATCCGCAGACCGCCCGCCGGATCGCCTTCGACTTCGGGCTGATGTCGGTGCTCGACGGCCTTGAGCGGCGGCTGGCGGCGTAG
- a CDS encoding PucR family transcriptional regulator — MLPTIADVLALETVRRGSPRVVAGADRLDTRVRWVHVGEIADLAHLLRGGELVLTTGVALPEDPEKLADYIGDLASVGASGLIVELGRRFVKELPPTVVKRAEEHGLPLIVLARETPFVQITESVHARIIDIQLEELRASEQLHEVFTELSVEGASPAEVLAQVARLSNRPVLLENLAHQVLACESAGRDAGALLAGWEARSRGVAPAERTAYDPASGWVVTTVGARGQDWGRLILICDSAPTPRDMVLAERAATTLALGRLLERHQESLERQAHGTIITGILTHAYADPDEAAARARAVGVPLTGRKLISVVIRPTEPADQALDGQAQLGELAEATAAACRDARLPALVGALDQERVGVLLPLPPRTQAEPALTALAERLRVLWRPGGLAFVLAAGSVVESIRDVRRSFLEAEQVADVAVRQPDGRAFYRLPDLRLRGLLHLLRDDARLQTFAERELGPLLAHDAQRGGDLTRILRIYLDAGRNKAVAAQKAHLSRPAFYDRLRRLERVLDTDLDDVESCMSLHVALLALESFRREPR, encoded by the coding sequence GTGTTGCCCACCATCGCCGATGTCCTCGCCCTGGAGACCGTACGCCGGGGCAGCCCGCGCGTGGTCGCGGGCGCCGACCGGCTCGACACCAGGGTCCGGTGGGTGCACGTCGGCGAGATCGCCGACCTCGCCCACCTGCTGCGCGGCGGGGAGCTGGTGCTCACCACGGGCGTGGCGCTGCCGGAAGACCCGGAGAAGCTCGCCGACTACATCGGCGACCTCGCCTCCGTGGGCGCCTCGGGGCTGATCGTCGAGCTGGGCCGCAGGTTCGTCAAGGAGCTGCCGCCCACCGTGGTCAAGAGGGCCGAGGAGCACGGGCTGCCGCTCATCGTGCTGGCCCGCGAGACGCCGTTCGTGCAGATCACCGAGTCCGTGCACGCGCGGATCATCGACATCCAGCTGGAGGAGCTGCGCGCCTCCGAGCAGCTCCACGAGGTCTTCACCGAGCTGTCGGTCGAGGGCGCCTCGCCCGCCGAGGTGCTGGCGCAGGTGGCCAGGCTGTCCAACCGGCCCGTGCTGCTGGAGAACCTCGCCCACCAGGTGCTGGCCTGCGAGTCCGCCGGCCGCGACGCGGGCGCGCTGCTGGCCGGCTGGGAGGCCAGGTCCAGGGGGGTGGCCCCGGCCGAGCGGACCGCGTACGACCCCGCCTCCGGATGGGTGGTCACCACGGTGGGCGCGCGCGGGCAGGACTGGGGCCGGCTGATCCTGATCTGCGACTCGGCGCCGACGCCGCGCGACATGGTGCTGGCCGAGCGCGCCGCCACCACGCTCGCCCTGGGCCGCCTGCTCGAACGCCACCAGGAGTCCCTCGAACGCCAGGCCCACGGCACGATCATCACCGGCATCCTGACCCACGCCTACGCCGACCCCGACGAGGCCGCCGCCCGCGCCAGGGCCGTCGGCGTGCCGCTCACCGGGCGCAAGCTGATCAGCGTGGTCATCAGGCCCACCGAGCCGGCCGACCAGGCGCTCGACGGCCAGGCCCAGCTCGGCGAGCTGGCCGAGGCCACCGCCGCCGCCTGCCGCGACGCCCGCCTGCCCGCCCTCGTCGGCGCCCTCGACCAGGAGCGCGTCGGGGTCCTGCTGCCCCTCCCGCCCCGCACCCAGGCCGAGCCCGCGCTGACCGCGCTCGCCGAGCGGCTGCGCGTGCTGTGGCGGCCGGGCGGGCTCGCGTTCGTGCTGGCGGCGGGCTCGGTCGTGGAGTCCATCAGGGACGTACGGCGCAGCTTCCTGGAGGCCGAGCAGGTGGCCGACGTGGCCGTCCGCCAGCCGGACGGGCGCGCCTTCTACCGGCTGCCCGACCTGCGCCTGCGGGGGCTGCTGCACCTGCTGCGCGACGACGCCCGGCTGCAGACGTTCGCGGAGCGGGAGCTGGGGCCGCTGCTGGCGCACGACGCCCAGCGGGGCGGCGACCTGACCCGGATCCTGCGCATCTACCTCGACGCGGGGCGCAACAAAGCGGTCGCCGCGCAGAAGGCCCACCTGTCCAGGCCCGCCTTCTACGACCGCCTGCGCCGCCTCGAACGCGTCCTCGACACCGACCTCGACGACGTCGAGTCCTGCATGTCACTCCACGTCGCGCTCCTGGCCCTGGAGTCCTTCCGCCGCGAACCCCGCTGA
- a CDS encoding phosphodiester glycosidase family protein yields the protein MSRRTLAGGLAIAAALTLTTLPAAAEQASVRFPSAKFPLGSRPVPTKTMTAVAQGIDLYDVKAGSATDGYTVTVLMPSGRDYGMQTTAEAKAAEVEAAGETPSVQKVVRPSVADAASQTVYMVRVGLWSLDDKKKAEETAKKLKEAGLKVKVDYLGDDGLKTTGPWDVKVVMIDAGAFGGSFAASLGTSVAKRETVSSMAKAQNAVVGVNGGFFNIHTDKALRGEPVGASVVKGRLLSEAVPGRSAVVLKGRTAKITELKTTVTATSQDGQKTEVNGVNRAVTTDELVLYTEEWGAKTPTGGTDAVLDANGKVVGVRESGAAVAAGTRVLHGNGLAADWLNEHAFQDWTVKVDTKVVDLRTGKALALTPDLNVIAGSVGLVRNGKVKITAKQDGHDSVNMILRRHPRTLLGTTRNGSLIIATIDGRNPGVTVGANFLEAAQFMRWLGATQAINLDGGGSTAMVVGNKLINRPSDGVERGVGDALLVLPK from the coding sequence ATGTCTCGACGCACCCTCGCCGGCGGCCTGGCCATAGCCGCCGCGCTCACCCTCACCACCCTGCCCGCCGCGGCGGAGCAGGCGTCGGTGCGGTTCCCGTCGGCCAAGTTCCCGCTGGGCAGCAGGCCCGTGCCGACCAAGACGATGACCGCCGTCGCGCAGGGCATCGACCTGTACGACGTGAAGGCCGGCTCGGCGACCGACGGCTACACGGTGACCGTGTTGATGCCGAGCGGCCGCGACTACGGAATGCAGACGACCGCCGAGGCCAAGGCCGCCGAGGTGGAGGCCGCCGGGGAGACCCCCAGCGTGCAGAAGGTGGTACGGCCCAGCGTCGCCGACGCCGCCTCCCAGACCGTGTACATGGTCCGGGTCGGCCTCTGGTCCCTCGACGACAAGAAGAAGGCCGAGGAGACCGCCAAGAAGCTCAAGGAAGCGGGGCTGAAGGTCAAGGTCGACTACCTCGGCGACGACGGGCTCAAGACCACCGGTCCCTGGGACGTCAAGGTCGTGATGATCGACGCCGGGGCGTTCGGCGGCTCGTTCGCGGCCTCGCTCGGCACCAGCGTGGCCAAGCGGGAGACCGTCTCGTCGATGGCCAAGGCCCAGAACGCGGTGGTCGGCGTCAACGGCGGCTTCTTCAACATCCACACCGACAAGGCCCTGCGCGGCGAGCCCGTCGGCGCGTCCGTGGTCAAGGGCAGGCTGCTCAGCGAGGCCGTCCCCGGCCGCTCGGCCGTCGTACTCAAGGGCCGTACGGCCAAGATCACCGAGCTGAAGACCACCGTCACCGCCACCTCCCAGGACGGCCAGAAGACCGAGGTCAACGGCGTCAACCGGGCCGTCACGACGGACGAGCTGGTGCTCTACACCGAGGAGTGGGGCGCCAAGACGCCCACCGGCGGGACCGACGCCGTCCTCGACGCCAACGGCAAGGTCGTCGGCGTGCGCGAGTCGGGCGCCGCGGTGGCCGCCGGGACGCGGGTGCTGCACGGCAACGGCCTGGCCGCCGACTGGCTCAACGAGCACGCCTTCCAGGACTGGACGGTCAAGGTCGACACCAAGGTCGTGGACCTGCGTACCGGCAAGGCGCTCGCGCTGACCCCGGACCTCAACGTGATCGCGGGCAGCGTCGGCCTCGTGCGGAACGGCAAGGTGAAGATCACCGCCAAGCAGGACGGCCACGACTCCGTCAACATGATCCTGCGCCGCCACCCCCGCACCCTCCTCGGCACCACGAGGAACGGCAGCCTCATCATCGCCACCATCGACGGCCGCAACCCCGGGGTGACGGTCGGGGCGAACTTCCTCGAGGCGGCCCAGTTCATGCGGTGGCTGGGGGCCACGCAGGCCATCAACCTGGACGGGGGCGGCTCGACGGCCATGGTGGTCGGCAACAAGCTGATCAACCGCCCCTCGGACGGCGTGGAGCGCGGCGTCGGCGACGCCCTCCTGGTCCTGCCCAAGTAA
- a CDS encoding AMP-binding protein: MTGFRAARDFLLHADAATARRDFRWPELAEFNWALDWFDGVLAAETPDAVALKIVGASSARYTFAELSARSSQVANWLHRQGVRRGDRILLMLGNRAELWESLLAAMKLGAVVIPATTLLTAKDISERVVRGGVAHVIADAADAGKFGAGEYTRIAVGDAYNWLPYHEAYEEDPLFVPDAPTRADDTLLLYFTSGTTSQPKLVEHTHASYPAGHLSTMFWIGLGPGDVHLNVSSPGWAKHAWSNVFAPWNAGATVLIHDYRRFSAPALLEVLRDERVTTFCAPPTVWRMLIQEDLGTWKRRTFGPESGSSRDQRGPSERDHDSQVPLRTAVAAGEPLNPEIIDQVAKAWGITIRDGYGQTETTAQIGNAPDEPVKPGSMGRPLPGYDVVLIDPVSGRPGDDGEICLPLDARRPIGLMSGYIGGSSDAMRGGFYHTGDVATRDEDGYITYVGRTDDVFKASDYRISPFELESVLLEHAAVAEAAVVPAPDPVRLAVPKAYVTLAPGFEPDEATARSIFEHCRRELAPYKRVRRLEFAELPKTISGKIRRVELRVREPRQEYREEDLSS; this comes from the coding sequence ATGACCGGTTTCCGTGCCGCCCGCGATTTCCTCCTCCACGCCGACGCCGCCACCGCCCGGCGCGACTTCCGCTGGCCGGAGCTCGCGGAGTTCAACTGGGCGCTCGACTGGTTCGACGGGGTGCTGGCCGCCGAGACCCCCGACGCCGTCGCTCTCAAGATCGTGGGGGCGAGCAGTGCCCGCTACACCTTCGCCGAGCTGTCCGCCCGCTCCAGCCAGGTCGCCAACTGGCTGCACCGCCAGGGCGTGCGCAGGGGCGACCGGATCCTGCTCATGCTGGGCAACCGGGCCGAGCTGTGGGAGTCGCTGCTGGCCGCGATGAAGCTGGGCGCGGTCGTCATCCCGGCCACGACGCTGCTGACCGCCAAGGACATCTCGGAGCGCGTCGTCAGGGGCGGCGTCGCCCACGTGATCGCCGACGCCGCCGACGCGGGCAAGTTCGGAGCCGGCGAATACACGAGGATCGCCGTCGGCGACGCCTACAACTGGCTGCCGTACCACGAGGCGTACGAGGAGGACCCGCTCTTCGTCCCCGACGCGCCGACGCGGGCGGACGACACGCTGCTGCTCTACTTCACCTCCGGCACGACCTCGCAGCCGAAGCTGGTCGAGCACACGCACGCCTCCTATCCGGCCGGGCACCTGTCGACGATGTTCTGGATCGGGCTGGGGCCCGGCGACGTGCACCTCAACGTGTCCTCGCCCGGCTGGGCCAAGCACGCCTGGAGCAACGTCTTCGCCCCCTGGAACGCGGGCGCCACCGTGCTGATCCACGACTACCGGCGCTTCTCCGCGCCCGCGCTGCTGGAGGTGCTGCGGGACGAGCGGGTCACCACGTTCTGCGCGCCGCCGACGGTGTGGCGGATGCTCATCCAGGAGGACCTCGGGACGTGGAAGCGGCGAACGTTCGGGCCCGAGAGCGGTAGCTCGCGTGACCAGCGAGGGCCAAGTGAGCGCGACCATGACTCGCAGGTGCCGCTGCGCACGGCCGTGGCCGCCGGCGAACCGCTCAACCCGGAGATCATCGACCAGGTCGCCAAGGCGTGGGGCATCACGATCCGGGACGGCTACGGCCAGACCGAGACCACCGCGCAGATCGGGAACGCGCCGGACGAGCCGGTCAAGCCTGGATCGATGGGGCGTCCGCTGCCCGGCTACGACGTCGTGCTGATCGACCCCGTCAGCGGCAGGCCCGGCGACGACGGTGAGATCTGCCTGCCGCTGGACGCCCGCCGCCCCATAGGCCTCATGTCCGGATATATCGGTGGATCGAGTGATGCGATGCGGGGCGGTTTCTACCACACCGGCGACGTCGCCACCCGCGACGAGGACGGCTACATCACCTACGTCGGCAGGACCGACGACGTCTTCAAGGCCTCCGACTACCGCATCTCGCCGTTCGAGCTGGAGAGCGTGCTGCTGGAGCACGCCGCCGTGGCCGAGGCCGCCGTGGTGCCCGCCCCCGACCCGGTACGCCTGGCCGTACCGAAGGCCTATGTGACGCTCGCGCCCGGGTTCGAGCCGGACGAGGCGACCGCACGCTCGATCTTCGAGCACTGCCGCAGAGAGCTGGCCCCCTACAAGCGGGTGCGGCGGCTGGAGTTCGCCGAGCTGCCCAAGACGATCTCCGGCAAGATCCGCCGGGTCGAGCTACGGGTGCGCGAACCTCGGCAGGAGTACCGGGAGGAGGACCTCAGCTCGTGA
- a CDS encoding winged helix-turn-helix transcriptional regulator, with the protein MRWELAESARSGCPINAAVEAFGDSWSLLVLRDVMFGSRRYFRELLAGSEEGIASNILADRLKRLVNAGLLTREDAGPGRRAAYSLTEASIQLVPIFAQLGEWGLRHRPTTKRLRVRAELLAAGGPELWSEFMAELRTIHLGAPPPERDGPSVMERLAKAYTDAL; encoded by the coding sequence GTGAGGTGGGAGTTGGCGGAGTCGGCGCGTTCGGGTTGCCCGATCAATGCCGCGGTCGAGGCGTTCGGTGACAGCTGGAGCCTGCTCGTGCTGCGGGACGTGATGTTCGGGAGCCGGCGCTACTTCAGGGAGCTGCTCGCCGGCTCCGAGGAAGGGATCGCCTCCAACATCCTGGCCGACCGGCTGAAGCGCCTGGTGAACGCGGGCCTGCTGACCCGCGAGGACGCCGGCCCCGGACGGCGGGCCGCCTACAGCCTGACCGAGGCGTCGATCCAGCTCGTGCCGATCTTCGCGCAGCTCGGCGAGTGGGGGCTGCGCCACCGCCCCACCACCAAGCGGCTGCGGGTACGAGCGGAGCTGCTCGCGGCCGGCGGGCCGGAGCTGTGGAGCGAGTTCATGGCCGAACTGCGGACCATCCACCTCGGCGCCCCACCGCCGGAACGGGACGGCCCGAGCGTCATGGAACGCCTGGCCAAGGCCTACACCGACGCGCTCTGA
- the trpS gene encoding tryptophan--tRNA ligase, whose amino-acid sequence MNDVVLTGDRPTGPLHLGHYFGSLANRVTLQDKFPMYVLIADYQVITDRDLPGAIQRNITELLLDYLAVGIDPAKVTIFQHSAVPELNQLLLPFLSLVSVSELHRNPTVKDEIAHSSQQAVSGLMFTYPVHQAADILFCKGTLVPVGKDQLPHVEVTRLVARRFNERYGEVFPEPEAMMGERPLLQGLDGGKMSKSRGNAIALSATEDETAALIRKARTDSERLITFDETHRPEVANLLTLAGLCLGRSPQDVAEEIGDGGASALKKLTTEAVNEFLRPIRRRRAEHTEEEVRRILAAGNAAARERAIMTLDEVRAAMGF is encoded by the coding sequence ATGAACGACGTCGTACTCACCGGTGACCGTCCGACCGGACCGCTGCACCTGGGCCACTACTTCGGCTCATTGGCCAACCGCGTCACGTTGCAGGACAAGTTCCCGATGTACGTGCTGATCGCCGACTACCAGGTGATCACCGACCGCGATCTGCCGGGCGCGATCCAACGCAACATCACCGAGCTGCTGCTCGACTATCTGGCGGTGGGCATCGACCCGGCCAAGGTGACGATCTTCCAGCACAGCGCCGTCCCCGAGCTGAACCAGCTGCTGCTGCCCTTCCTGAGCCTGGTGTCGGTCTCCGAGCTGCACCGCAACCCCACGGTCAAGGACGAGATCGCGCACAGCTCGCAGCAGGCGGTCAGCGGGCTGATGTTCACCTATCCAGTGCACCAGGCGGCCGACATCCTGTTCTGCAAGGGCACGCTGGTGCCCGTGGGCAAGGACCAGCTCCCGCACGTGGAGGTCACGCGGCTGGTGGCGCGCCGCTTCAACGAGCGGTACGGCGAGGTGTTCCCGGAGCCCGAGGCCATGATGGGCGAACGGCCGCTGCTGCAGGGGCTCGACGGCGGCAAGATGAGCAAGAGCCGCGGCAACGCGATCGCCCTGTCGGCCACCGAGGACGAGACGGCCGCCCTCATCCGCAAGGCCCGCACCGACTCCGAGCGGCTGATCACCTTCGACGAGACGCACCGGCCCGAGGTGGCGAACCTCCTCACCCTGGCCGGCCTCTGCCTCGGCCGCTCGCCGCAGGACGTCGCCGAGGAGATCGGGGACGGGGGAGCGTCCGCGCTCAAGAAGCTGACCACCGAGGCGGTCAACGAGTTCCTGCGGCCGATCAGGCGGCGCCGCGCCGAGCACACCGAGGAGGAGGTGCGGCGGATCCTGGCCGCGGGGAACGCGGCGGCGCGCGAGCGGGCGATCATGACGCTGGACGAGGTACGGGCGGCGATGGGCTTCTAG